One genomic region from Fictibacillus marinisediminis encodes:
- a CDS encoding YtxH domain-containing protein: protein MNNQTTKTTDTKNKTNFTKGVLVGGLVGAATALLLTPKSGKEMRRDLSNQTSNLKEKTIQMKDEAKLKTRLGTMAGKEKASNMVGSVKDITSQMTSQAKEKINSIKNKNENSAASPTIQNDPEIPPSPEASKETLGE from the coding sequence ATGAACAATCAAACAACGAAAACAACTGACACCAAAAACAAAACCAACTTTACCAAAGGTGTTCTTGTTGGGGGGCTGGTTGGAGCCGCAACCGCTCTATTACTGACTCCAAAATCCGGAAAGGAAATGCGCCGGGATTTATCCAATCAAACATCTAACCTAAAAGAAAAAACGATCCAAATGAAGGACGAAGCAAAATTGAAAACTCGTCTGGGAACAATGGCTGGGAAAGAAAAGGCTTCTAACATGGTGGGAAGCGTGAAAGATATAACCAGTCAAATGACTTCTCAAGCTAAGGAAAAGATTAATTCGATAAAAAACAAAAATGAGAATTCGGCTGCTTCACCAACCATTCAAAACGATCCCGAAATACCACCTTCTCCTGAAGCATCTAAAGAAACACTCGGAGAATAA
- a CDS encoding cold-shock protein — translation MAFFSKNPIEPVPDVETKVWACENEECTCWMRADYSLQETPKCPICKSKMAQEIRMLPELK, via the coding sequence ATGGCCTTTTTTTCCAAAAACCCGATCGAACCAGTTCCTGACGTAGAAACGAAAGTATGGGCATGTGAAAATGAGGAGTGCACATGCTGGATGAGAGCAGATTACTCGCTGCAGGAAACACCAAAATGCCCGATTTGCAAATCAAAGATGGCTCAAGAAATCCGCATGCTCCCCGAGCTAAAATAA